From the genome of Vicia villosa cultivar HV-30 ecotype Madison, WI linkage group LG2, Vvil1.0, whole genome shotgun sequence, one region includes:
- the LOC131651267 gene encoding uncharacterized protein LOC131651267: MQNSVFYDVISIQNNKESSAFFIKMFSDVYEPTNRRFVFNKNVSFSFCAHEVADVLGIKNSGVNFTAPAAKNVPEFVYDLMKGCGLGSSRIISTTTIKKLLSQMDVNDDESRFNFKKLLSYFLIEIFLIPSPDSKKPRTSAWEMVEDLDAYEEVNWAEAITDDLHVSFNKLKNAMKTGLGKQHKFKGCAPVFEAVVFERIPSLKPKPSSFPYPPIQKYESKRKDWKPLETMEAYEIIPCPWCVAAKTEENKSLTEDVAAKTEKNESLTENVAAEMEKNESLTVDVAAETEKNESLTEDVAAETAKNESLKKDVAAETEENESLTGNVASLSLGDALALSPPKPKNRRKLDPPPPQPTIPRRSLRKKTIPPELKD; this comes from the exons ATGCAGAACTCTGTATTTTATGATGTTATAAGCATACAAAATAACAAAGAGAGTTCggcattttttattaaaatgttcaGTGATGTTTACGAACCAACAAATAGAAGGTTTGTATTTAACAAAAACGTATCTTTTTCTTTCTGTGCCCACGAGGTGGCAGATGTGTTGGGTATTAAAAATAGCGGGGTTAATTTCACCGCCCCTGCTGCAAAAAATGTTCCTGAATTTGTTTATGACCTAATGAAAGGATGTGGTTTAGGTAGTTCTAGGATAATCTCTACAACAACCATTAAAAAGCTTTTGAGTCAAATGGATGTAAATGACGACGAAAGTAGATTTAATTTTAAGAAACTCTTATCTTATTTTTTGATCGAGATATTTTTAATACCCTCCCCGGATTCCAAGAAACCGCGTACGTCGGCCTGGGAAATGGTAGAAGATCTTGATGCATATGAAGAAGTGAACTGGGCTGAAGCAATCACTGATGACCTACATGTATCTTTTAATAAGCTCAAGAACGCAATGAAAACAGGGTTGGGAAAACAACATAAATTTAAAGGGTGTGCGCCAGTTTTCGAG GCGGTTGTGTTTGAGAGAATACCTTCCTTAAAGCCAAAGCCATCGTCTTTTCCTTACCCGCCAATTCAAAAGTATGAGTCTAAAAGGAAGGATTGGAAACCGTTAGAAACTATGGAAGCCTACGAG ATTATACCATGTCCATGGTGTGTGGCAGCCAAGACAGAGGAGAATAAAAGTTTGACGGAGGATGTGGCGGCCAAGACGGAGAAGAATGAAAGTTTGACCGAGAATGTGGCGGCCGAGATGGAGAAGAATGAAAGTTTGACGGTGGATGTGGCGGCCGAGACGGAAAAGAATGAAAGTTTGACGGAGGATGTGGCGGCCGAGACAGCGAAGAATGAAAGTTTGAAGAAGGATGTGGCGGCCGAGACAGAAGAGAATGAAAGTTTGACGGGGAATGTTGCCTCTTTATCCTTGGGTGATGCACTTGCTCTGTCTCCACCTAAGCCTAAAAACCGAAGGAAGTTAGATCCGCCTCCACCTCAGCCTACAATACCAAGGAGGTCATTAAGAAAAAAGACAATACCTCCTGAGCTCAAAGACTAA
- the LOC131651268 gene encoding uncharacterized protein LOC131651268, with protein sequence MDSEASDMLKICDGGHNDGNLHDKRLASCSGKLEGSAKKRLFDNSDSLHISIKKSKVSLYDDRDEDGDPSSDITKRLGKSVDTSFSMLKKDLEFVEKSFAECKRKRREEEKRLESVKREIEECSRELVNKKTQFSCVRRINEVHNKLQGKIEGCVKDFVAKEAQLCLIEDLIGERKQELRVKQIELGQVMNNISNEREFDGRLESQMKGLLDDLLLKQKHFERQAMELELKEKKHEGLVMKWELKEREFEDQVKELETKKKHFESLLRELQSKEKENECQGKVLLDDLVLKQKHLESRIKELESKEKQREGIVMKWELKEREFDGEVKELESKKKHFESQVEEFQSKERQLEGKVKKVDFREKLLDGRGKEFDSKEAEFEGRVKELELERKQLDGRVKEFDSKEAEFEGRVKELELEKKQFDGRVKEFDSKEAEFEGRVKELDSEKKQLDGRVAEFDSKEDEFEGRVKELELEKKHFESRLKELELKEKQFKEQIKEFKSKEEEFKIQAKAFESKKNEFESQVKELNSEAKQFESKIEDFKSKEKQFERKVEDFKSKEELFEDRWKALESKERQFEGLVKNPESKLNKYGEKESATSYMDDESSPPIDETSLQLVSCEQSDILANLRESSDPAELKELELEKKHFESRLKEPELKEKQFKEQIKEFESKEEAPVLMATSSLEMVSLSLQFY encoded by the exons ATGGACTCTGAGGCTTCTGATATGCTCAAAATTTGTGATGGCGGTCATAATGATGGCAACTTACATGATAAACGGCTCGCATCATGTAGTGGTAAACTTGAGGGTTCTGCTAAGAAGAGGCTGTTTGATAACAGTGATTCCTTGCATATTTCTATTAAGAAATCAAAGGTGTCCTTGTATGATGATCGCGATGAAGATGGTGATCCGTCGTCGGATATAACTAAAAGGCTGGGAAAATCAGTTGATACATCATTTTCGATGTTGAAGAAAGATCTTGAATTTGTTGAAAAGTCATTTGCGGAATGTAAAAGGAAGAggagagaagaagagaagagatTAGAGTCTGTAAAGAGAGAGATTGAGGAGTGTAGCAGAGAGCTTGTAAATAAGAAGACGCAATTTAGTTGTGTTAGAAGGATTAACGAAGTTCATAATAAACTGCAGGGGAAAATTGAAGGATGTGTTAAGGATTTTGTAGCGAAGGAAGCACAACTGTGTTTGATAGAGGACTTGATTGGCGAGCGCAAGCAAGAGCTTAGGGTAAAACAGATAGAACTTGGTCAAGTCATGAATAACATTTCGAATGAGAGGGAATTTGATGGACGACTTGAAAGCCAAATGAAGGGGCTgttggatgatttgttgttaAAACAGAAGCATTTCGAAAGGCAAGCCATGGAGCTtgaattaaaagagaagaaacatGAAGGGCTAGTGATGAAATGGGAATtaaaagagagagagtttgaagaCCAGGTGAAGGAGCTGGAAACTAAAAAGAAGCATTTTGAAAGCCTGTTGAGGGAGCTTCAGTCAAAAGAGAAGGAAAATGAATGCCAAGGGAAGGTGTTGTTGGATGATTTGGTATTAAAACAGAAGCATCTTGAAAGCCGAATCAAGGAGCTTGAGTCAAAAGAGAAGCAACGTGAAGGCATAGTGATGAAATGGGAATTAAAAGAGAGAGAATTTGATGGCGAAGTGAAGGAGCTGGAATCTAAAAAGAAGCATTTTGAAAGCCAAGTGGAAGAGTTCCAATCGAAAGAGAGACAATTGGAAGGAAAAGTTAAGAAAGTTGATTTTAGAGAGAAACTACTTGATGGTCGAGGGAAGGAGTTTGATTCGAAAGAGGCTGAATTCGAAGGCAGAGTGAAGGAGCTGGAATTAGAGAGGAAGCAACTTGATGGCCGAGTGAAGGAGTTTGATTCAAAAGAGGCTGAATTTGAAGGCCGGGTGAAGGAGCTAGAATTAGAGAAGAAGCAATTTGATGGCCGGGTGAAGGAATTTGATTCAAAAGAGGCTGAATTCGAAGGCCGGGTGAAGGAGTTGGATTCAGAGAAGAAGCAACTTGATGGCCGAGTGGCGGAGTTTGATTCAAAAGAGGATGAATTTGAAGGCCGTGTGAAGGAGCTGGAATTAGAAAAGAAGCATTTCGAAAGCCGACTGAAGGAGCTTGAGTTAAAAGAAAAGCAATTCAAAGAACAGATAAAAGAGTTCAAGTCAAAAGAAGAGGAGTTCAAAATTCAAGCGAAGGCGTTTGAATCAAAGAAGAATGAATTTGAAAGTCAAGTTAAGGAGCTCAATTCAGAAGCGAAGCAATTTGAAAGCAAAATCGAGGACTTCAAATCAAAAGAGAAGCAATTTGAAAGGAAAGTTGAGGACTTCAAATCAAAAGAGGAGCTATTTGAGGATCGATGGAAAGCACTGGAGTCAAAAGAGAGACAATTTGAAGGACTAGTAAAAAATCCTGAATCAAAGCTGAATAAATATGGGGAAAAAGAATCAG CTACATCTTACATGGATGATGAATCAAGTCCTCCCATTGATGAAACAAGTTTGCAGTTGGTCTCCTGTGAGCAATCTGACATTCTAGCTAATCTGAGAGAATCATCGGATCCAGCAGAATTGAAGGAGCTGGAATTAGAAAAGAAGCATTTCGAGAGCCGACTGAAGGAGCCTGAGTTAAAAGAAAAGCAATTCAAAGAACAGATAAAAGAGTTCGAGTCAAAAGAAGAGGCTCCGGTACTAATGGCGACTTCATCCTTAGAAATGGTAAGTCTCTCTCTTCAATTTTATTAG